AGCAGGGGTAGAGGATTTGATAGATTTTGAAGTTTGTGATTTTGAAGAAACCACCGTGCCCCAGGATGCAGGAGGGGTAGTCTTCTTTAATCCGGAATATGGGGAAAGGTTAGGGGAGGAAGGTGACCTTGGGGATGTTTACAAAAGGATGGGAGATTTCCTTAAACAAAAGTGTGCGAGCTACACAGGATTTATTTTTACCGGTAATATGGCCCTTGCCAAACGGGTAGGTTTAAGGACATCCAGAAGGATAGAATTCTACAATGGGACCATCGATTGCAGGCTGCTCAAATATGAGCTCTTCAGAGGAAAGAAAGAAGATGGAAAATGAAAAAAAATCAAAAAGCCCCAATTGGGGCTTTTTGATTAATTGATTTTTTTATTCAGTTCATCCATTTTTCTTTTTAGATCCAAAATTGCGGCACTGTAGCGGTCATCCCATTCCTGTAACCGGTCTTTGGATTTCAATTCAATTTCGTATTGGATTCCAGGAAGTACCCAGGAAGCATAACCGCTGAAAGGATCTGTCGAGGCATACAAAGACCTGTACCAATTTCCAAAATACATGCCTTGGGGGTCAATAAAGCTTTTTTCAAAATCCATAAGGTCCTTGTTGATGGAAGCTACCCTTCTTGAATCTGGATTGCCTGATTCAAGGAAAGAACTGATTTTGGACTCCAAGGACGCTGCACTTTCTTTCAGGGAAGCAATAGCTGCTTTGGATTTGTCGAATCCCTTGAATTCCCCGTAGTAGCCTTTTACCTCTTTTTCAGCATTTGCAAAGTGGATATCAAGGTCTTTAGGATATCTGCTCAATTCGTAAGGAATGAGCTCCGCATTGGCCAAACGCATGGCAATAATACCTATAAGCTGCTCTACTGTTCCTCCCATTTTAAAGCTGGGGTCAGCAAATTTTTCATAGAAGTACATGTCATCATAGTTGGTGTGGTATAAGGATGGACCTCCGGCACCTCCATTGATGGAAGGAATGCCCACATGCATATAGAAGGCAATATGGTCAGAACCACCTCCCAGGTTACCAATCGCAGGCTCTTCTCTGTTTGCTGCCCAAATCTCATATACTGTTTTTTCGGAGTCGGGGTATAAGACTTCCTTAGCGGCATCCATAATGATTTTTTTGAGGGTAGGGGATGCTGAAGCCCCAAAATTCCGACCACCAACTGCTGCATCCAAGTTGATATATGCCACTGCTTTTGCCTTCAGTTCATCTCTAAATTGCTCCACCCATTCTGTGGATCCAATCACCCCATGTTCTTCAGCATCCCAATGGGCAACCATGATAGAACGTGAAGGCCTTATTCCCTGAGCGGCCAGTTTTCCAAGTGTTTCGGTCATGCTCAACAGCATTGCCGTTCCTGAGTTTGGATCTGTAGATCCAAAGGACCAAGCATCATAATGACAACCCAAAATGATCCATTCATCTGGATGGGTAGCCCCTTTTAGGGTAGCCACAACATTGTTTGCCCGGACTAAGCCCTTCTCTTGTTCCACTTTTAACCTGACCAGAAGACCTGGGCCTCCTTCAAGGCGGTATGTAAATGGAAGGCCTCCCTGCCAAGCCGCAGGAACAGGTTTTCCCTTCATTTTTTCTAAAATCTCCTGTGCTGAGCCATAGGAAATGGGGGTGACAGGTATTTTGTGTAATCCTTTAACTTCTTTGGGATCAAGTCTTTTGATCTTGGTTTTGCTATCAAGGGGAAGTGCAGGTTCAAAAGGAGTCAATGCATCACCTGTCCAATCCACTGTAAGCAATGAACCTCTTTGGATGGAATTGTCATTGAAAAGGAAGCCCTCCGGGTATACAGGTCCTCTTGTATAGCCGGCATCTGCGGGATCTGTGAATATGATCAATCCTGCCGCCCCATATTCTTCAGCAAATTTTGCTTTATATCCTCTGAAGTTTGCTCCATACCTCGCCAAAACAATTTTTCCCTTGATGTCAATGTCAAGTTCTTTTAATTTTTCAAAATCAGCCTTTGTGCCATAATTGGCATAAACCACTTCAGCGGTCACATCACCACTACCGGAGAAGGCGTTCCAACCTTTTTTCAGCTCAGGATGTCTGGAATACGGGTTATCATCTACAATGTATTCTTGTTGGTTGAGAGGTTTTCGGATAGGGTAAACCAGTTCTATCAAAGACTCTCCTTGGCCTTTGGTCAGGTAAACATCATAAGGATAGACTTTTACGTCCCAACCGGCCTTTTGCATGGTTTCAACCATATAATCTTTCACCTTTTCATTGGCTGCACTTCCAGCTGGATGGGGATCTGCCGTGATGGTACTGAGATGGATTTTGAACCTGCTGAAATCAACAGATTCTTTGAACTGATTTTCTATTGTTTTTTGTCTGGCTGCGGAATTTTTTGCAAAGCCGTCCAAGGTTTGAGCTTGCAAGGAAAATCCTGCAAAAAATGCGAAAGTTAATGTCAGTAAGTGTGATTTCTTCATAGACTTTGTTCGTTCAAAATTGCTGATCTGCAAATTTATTTAAAGCTGGTGTTTGTGGCAGGTATTCTTTTTAAGTGGTAGAAATTTGTTTTGATTTGTTTCAGGGATGAAATCTTTATTACCCCTTGAATGGGGATGTTTTTTAACAATGAGGAAGGCAATTATACTATTCAGCCATCAACCATGAAATATTTTCTTCAAAATAGCTTATTATTAGCTCAAATTTATGTGAGAGGTTAATATTGGTGCTTACTTTTGAAATTATGTTGGAAGTAGATGAAAATAAATCCTTGGAAGGGAATGTTGAACTTGTTCCACAGCTGACCCTGGATTGTGTGATATTCGGGTTTCATGGGAGTTCTCTTAAGGTGTTGCTGTTAAAATGGAAGGGTACTGAATACTACAGTCTTCCAGGTGGGACGGTAAAGCAAGAGGAGTCTTTGGATGATGCAGCAATACGGGTCTTAAAGGAAAGGACCGGTTTGGATAAGATATTTTTGCGTCAATTTTACACCTTTGGCAAAGTCGAAAGGTACGATAGAGAGTCAATTAGGAAAAAGCTTGCCCATTTGGTAAATCCAGATCTTTGGTACAAAAGGCCAATATCGGTAGGATATTATGCTTTAGTGGATTTTGAGGAGGTTTTTCCTAATCCTGATTTACTTTCCGAGTCCTGTGGCTGGTGGGATTTGAGTGATGTGCCTGAATTGTTGTTTGACCATAATGAAATTCTTGAAAAGGCCCTCCATGCCTTAAGGTTGGAACTGAGTTTTCAGCCGGTAGGCCTCAACTTGTTGCCTGAAAAATTTACCATGCCTGACATGATGCGTATGTATGAGGCTATTCTTGGGAAAAAGATTGATCCCAGGAATTTCCAGAAAAAGATATTGAAATCCGGAATTGTGATCAAACTGGATGAAGTTAAAAAAGGAGTGGCTCATAAATCCCCTTTCCTTTACAAGTTTGATGCAAATAAATATGAGGAAGTTTTAAAAGAAGGGGGCTTGTTTTTTATTTGAAACACTTCCTTTATATTCAATGCAATAGTCAAAAAAGAGTATGGATTCCCTACGAATATTGCACTTACAAAAAGCGGCCTATTCTTTAATCATTTTCGTGTTAGTGATTTGGATCATGATGGCAGGTTCGGTCATTTTGATTCCTTTGGTTTGGGGGGCTTTTTTTGCTTTTGCCCTTTATCCTATTTCCAATTGGCTGGAAGAAAGAGGTTTTCCCAGGGCAATGGCAATTTTATTGACACTGATCTTCGTTACTTTCTTGGCAGTATTTGTTTTTTATTCTCTCACAGATCAGGTAATTGGTTTGATTAAAGATATTCCCAATATAAAAGCATCATTTTACAGAAAAATGAACATTTATATAGAGGATGTCGGGGAATTTTTAGGGCCGGATTCAGATTTTCCGTTGACTTCTGATTTAATGAATCCCAAAAACCTGGAAGTTGCTTTGTTTGAAACGGGAAGATCTTTGGTTTTATTGGGGGTAATGCCTTTGTTTATTTTCTTAATGCTGTATTACAAGGACTTTTTTAGTGAATTTCTAAGGAAATTATCCAAAGATGGTGAACCGAAAGTATTGAGTTTTATTGAGGATTCCGGGAAAGTAATCCAATCCTATTTGCTGGGAATGTTGTTAGTGACCATTATTGTCAGTATTATTTCCGGAGTGACCTTTTACTTTTTGGGGATCAAGTATTACCTTTTATTTGCTGTATTCATTGCAGTGATGAACCTGATACCCTATGTGGGCGTGATTTTCAGTTCTTTGCTCTTGGTTTTTTATGTGTTGTTGACTACAGACAGTATGTTTTATCCTTTGGCTACACTTTTTATGTTATGGTTGATACAGTTTGTGGAGAATAACTTCATTACCCCGGTAGTAGTGGGGGGGAAAGTGAGGGTAAATGCCTTTGCGGTTATTTTGGCCATTTTGATTGGAGGATTTATTTGGGGGGTGTCGGGAATGATACTTTTCATTCCGCTAGCCGGTCTCTTGAAAATTACTTTTGAAAGGATCCCATCTTTGGCTCCTTTTGGTTATTTGTTGGGGGATATTTATCCTGTTATTGAGAAGAGGGAAAATTTTTACAAAAAATTAATCAAGAAAATAAAAAACCAAAGGAACAAGTAAATAGGTGATAAAGACCAATGGATCTCTTGATTCAGTTTCCTGATTTTAGATGCAAGGTTCTTTAGACTGATTGATCGGCCAAGGCTTATTCAATGAGAATCAGTACCAGTAGTCCGGCTCCGATGGCAATTCCGAAACTGATATGTGTGCCAATAACCAGTATTTGAAATCCCATAGTATAACCAAAAAAAGCAGTCCGTGGACCAGGATATGAAGATAGAGCCATTGGGATAAGGCTTTTTTTCCTCTTTTTGAATAACCCATGACTTGGGTTGGAGCAAAAAATCCCCTATCAGGTGTGCCAAAAACAGCTTTATTAAAAAGATCATTTCAGTTTACTTTTGGTTTTCTTGATCAGAAACTACCACTTTGCCTGTTTAGCATTCCGGTATTTCTAATTTTGGATTCAGACCTGTTAGGGATTTTTAAGTTGTTCTACCAATTGATCAAGATTTGTTTCGGAAAAGGGGCACTTAAGGGAAGTAGATGATTTAGTAACTTAAAAAAAAAGAGGTCCTGATAACCTCTTTTTTGTGCGCACGAGAAGATTCGAACTTCCACACCCGAAGGCGCTGCCGCCTGAAGACAGTGCGTCTACCAATTTCGCCACGTGCGCTTGTAATATAAAATAGTCGGGGTGGCAGGATTCGAACCTACGACCTCCACATCCCAAATGTGGCGCGATACCGGGCTACGCTACACCCCGAGTTATTTAAATTTTCGGCATCTTTTATGCCCTGAGCGATGAATTTGATCTTACGACCTTCCCGATCTCCATCGGGACGTGATAACCGGGCTACGCTACACCCCGAGTTATTTGAATTTTCGGCATCTTTTATGCCCTGAGCGATGAATTTGATCTTACGACCTTCCCGATCTCCATCGGGACGTGATAACCGGGCTACGCTACACCCCGAGTTATTTAAATTTTCGGCATCTTTTATGCCCTGAGCGATGAATTTGATCTTACGACCTTCCCGATTTCCATCGGGACGTGATAACCGGGCTACGCTACACCCCGAGTTATTTGAATTTTCGGCATCTTTTATGCCCTGAGCGATGAATTTGATCTTACGACCTTCCCGATTTCCATCGGGACGTGATAACCGGGCTACGCTACACCCCGAGTTATTTGAATTTTCGGCATCTTTTATGCCCTGAGCGATGAATTTGATCTTACGACCTTCCCGATCTCCATCGGGACGTGATAACCGGGCTACGCTACACCCCGAGTTATTTAAATTTTTGGCATCTTTTATTCCCTGAGCGATAACTTTGACTTCACGGCCTTCCCGATCTCCATCAGGACGAGATAACCGGGCTACGCTACACCCCGAGTTATTTAAATTTTCGGCATATTTTATGCCCTGAGCGATGAATTTGATCTTACGACCTTCCCGATCTCCATCGGGACGTGATAACCGGGCTACGCTACACCCCGAGTTATTTAAATTTTTGGCATCTTTTATGCCCTGAGCGATAACTTTGACTTCACGGCCTTCCCGATCTCCATCAGGACGTAATATCAGACTAAGCTATGCCGGAAATATTTTCAAAAGTAATCAAAGTTGTCTGTGTTACAAACCATTTTTTTTAAAGCATTGTCGTTCAATATTATAAATTTTTTACCTTTCAATTTATAAGCCCAGTAAGTTTTAGAATTAATTCCCAATTGTTTTTCCAAGTATTCCAAATCCATCAAAATATTAAGTCAATCAACATTTATCCTATTTTCTTCCGACAATGGTTCTGTTCTCAAGGATAGTTATTATGATGCTGTAGCGAAATTGGGGAAACACAATCCTTTTGGTCACTTTAGAGGAGGGAAATACAGCCTTTATCAAGCAGGTACAAGGGTTCCGTTCATAACCTAATGGAAAGGTACTATTCAACCAGGTGTTTCAGATGCATTGGTGTCACAGTTGGATTTATTGAATTCAATATCAAAATTAGTAGGAAGTGATATTCAGACAAATGATAGTATGGATATGCCAAATGTTTTTCTTGGGAAATCGGAGGATGGGAGAAAATCACTGGTAATGGAGGCGACTACCAGAACTGCATTACGGAGCGGAGAGTATGTCATGATTCCGCCTTACAAATGTCCAGTGGTTAATAATGATGTTAACATTGAATTGGGTAATGGTACAGATTTTCAGTTGTTTAATGTGAAAAATAACCCGGGACAAACAAATTACCTTGCGCATAGAGAGCCAGAACTACTTCAAAAATTGATCAAAGAATTCGAGCCATCAGAGGAGCTGAATATGGAAAGTATCAGCAACTTGAGTTGAAATAGTGTTTGGGGTATTTTAATGTGGCTGTTTAATTTTTTTGTCACAAAAAAAATGCCCAATGCTTTGTATCAGGCTTTTCTTTTGCAGGTTTGGGGGATTCGATTCGCCGCGGCGAATCGAATATTGCCGTACGGGAGTTTAACTTTAAAAGAAATGAAAGGCTAAATCATTTGCCCCTCCCAAAACGGAAAAAGGTCCCATAAGGACCTTTGAGCAGAGAGTGGGGGATTCGAACCCCCGGTACGGTATTACCCGTACGACAGTTTAGCAAACTGCTGGTTTAAGCCACTCACCCAACTCTCTAACTTGATGCAAATATAAGCCAATATTGAATAATTAAACAAAATGTGCTGTTCAATTAATCAACTATTTTTAGCAAATCATTGGAAAGCCTTGTAGTTCAATAAGAAATATTTGTGTGAAAATGTTGGTTAAGAAAGCAAGAATTAATTTAACACAATCCATAGTTGATTGAAACCGACTTTTTGATGGTTTTTGTTCAAGTTTGGTTAAAATCAATCCAACGGATAAAACTATTTTTTAGTCTGATTTTGGTCTAAAATTGTACAGTCTTTAACCATTAATTTTTTGGTTAAACTATTCTTTTTGTTGAATGAATTGAAATATTTAAAGTTTAAATAATAAAAAGTTTTTAAAAAAATACCATGTTCAAGGTATTTTAGAACCGGTACATTTATTTTAAATTTGATCAATTAGATTTAGGAACAAAATAGACCGATAAATACAAAACTAACCCTTATTGAATGATTAAAATTTACGAACATGATAATTAAATCCATTCACGGAACCTTCTTTATCCAGATCAGTGAAAATGATCAGGATAAGTTGATTGTTAAATCGAATGACAAATGTAGTCTTGCCAGGATATTTGACGGGAAAAGGATAAATCACAGCAGCTCGGAAGACAATTTTTTTTATGTGTGTCTCTGTAAGCAAGAATTTGCCCACACCTTAATTTTGATGGTGAAGGAAGTGAATTATTCGAATTTTGATCAAACTTTAAGGGATATCACGTCGGAGACAGATAGGATTTTCGCATAGGATTAAAGATTTGAAATTCAAATAATCTGATACGAATGTGAAAAAAGCATATTCAAAATTTTAATTAAATTTTATGCATCCAAAACAAATAAAATATTGAAGAAAAAAAATATTCAATAATTTAT
This Cecembia calidifontis DNA region includes the following protein-coding sequences:
- a CDS encoding AI-2E family transporter, with protein sequence MDSLRILHLQKAAYSLIIFVLVIWIMMAGSVILIPLVWGAFFAFALYPISNWLEERGFPRAMAILLTLIFVTFLAVFVFYSLTDQVIGLIKDIPNIKASFYRKMNIYIEDVGEFLGPDSDFPLTSDLMNPKNLEVALFETGRSLVLLGVMPLFIFLMLYYKDFFSEFLRKLSKDGEPKVLSFIEDSGKVIQSYLLGMLLVTIIVSIISGVTFYFLGIKYYLLFAVFIAVMNLIPYVGVIFSSLLLVFYVLLTTDSMFYPLATLFMLWLIQFVENNFITPVVVGGKVRVNAFAVILAILIGGFIWGVSGMILFIPLAGLLKITFERIPSLAPFGYLLGDIYPVIEKRENFYKKLIKKIKNQRNK
- a CDS encoding NUDIX hydrolase; amino-acid sequence: MLEVDENKSLEGNVELVPQLTLDCVIFGFHGSSLKVLLLKWKGTEYYSLPGGTVKQEESLDDAAIRVLKERTGLDKIFLRQFYTFGKVERYDRESIRKKLAHLVNPDLWYKRPISVGYYALVDFEEVFPNPDLLSESCGWWDLSDVPELLFDHNEILEKALHALRLELSFQPVGLNLLPEKFTMPDMMRMYEAILGKKIDPRNFQKKILKSGIVIKLDEVKKGVAHKSPFLYKFDANKYEEVLKEGGLFFI
- a CDS encoding M28 family peptidase, with the translated sequence MKKSHLLTLTFAFFAGFSLQAQTLDGFAKNSAARQKTIENQFKESVDFSRFKIHLSTITADPHPAGSAANEKVKDYMVETMQKAGWDVKVYPYDVYLTKGQGESLIELVYPIRKPLNQQEYIVDDNPYSRHPELKKGWNAFSGSGDVTAEVVYANYGTKADFEKLKELDIDIKGKIVLARYGANFRGYKAKFAEEYGAAGLIIFTDPADAGYTRGPVYPEGFLFNDNSIQRGSLLTVDWTGDALTPFEPALPLDSKTKIKRLDPKEVKGLHKIPVTPISYGSAQEILEKMKGKPVPAAWQGGLPFTYRLEGGPGLLVRLKVEQEKGLVRANNVVATLKGATHPDEWIILGCHYDAWSFGSTDPNSGTAMLLSMTETLGKLAAQGIRPSRSIMVAHWDAEEHGVIGSTEWVEQFRDELKAKAVAYINLDAAVGGRNFGASASPTLKKIIMDAAKEVLYPDSEKTVYEIWAANREEPAIGNLGGGSDHIAFYMHVGIPSINGGAGGPSLYHTNYDDMYFYEKFADPSFKMGGTVEQLIGIIAMRLANAELIPYELSRYPKDLDIHFANAEKEVKGYYGEFKGFDKSKAAIASLKESAASLESKISSFLESGNPDSRRVASINKDLMDFEKSFIDPQGMYFGNWYRSLYASTDPFSGYASWVLPGIQYEIELKSKDRLQEWDDRYSAAILDLKRKMDELNKKIN